Proteins from one Pectinophora gossypiella chromosome 19, ilPecGoss1.1, whole genome shotgun sequence genomic window:
- the LOC126375627 gene encoding protein mesh isoform X1: MGVIKLALIVLLVSVSVRGQDPIVNEDEKTVSEVSNVIDEEAVVPEENVEPAAAAVVEETEVENTDNAAEVISESDPLLVRSGKYQVLSDALTGDAPTELEAVNIDPNGGQSERQLLMPSTTAPSNTYDQYAHIDGRVLPSTTYQNNGQPYVITNQRLQQIRSNFMYWFYDMGGNENIGDYQRDIHTSTPQIHKNFNFQLPFFGFRFNYTRLSMNGYIYFSDPPDHYTYPLSFPVRDWPNVNDPSFIGIFFSKCRIGSMRPEDPDQRRPGVYFRLDRDLQTRTDQLGVEMRERVTWDIREGVIGSETFFPKHAVTITWKNMSFAGGIDNSLFMTNTFQMVLATDEVFTYAIFNYLEINWSSHTEAGGDTTTGEGGVPAYIGFNAGNATRSYEYKPYSQASVLRDLTGRGWANGFPGRHIFRIDENILMGTCNKDIDGANLPLMFAPESGNMLGGTIVNITGPCFNPNDRITCRFDTEAVVGAVVDVNRAICVQPRFWHNGYARFEIAINNEPYKWKGKFFVETPATAAEKIFFSDNSVHERYPPEVKITWDRFNLTTNLNVQLQISLWGYKEVTIRPQLEFIDMIETGVANTGEYIINPQNFRNRENIMHNDMQFGFLQINLTTPEVYKGVTISPILWSRPIPLGWYFAPQWERIHGQRWPHTMCNNWLRTDRFLKNFASQVWVCPCTLEHALLDKGRFMPDVNCDRDLNPTCRYHWGAIHCVKSGSPSAEGSGQQCCYDKNGFLMLSYDQMWGSRPLRSHDFGFTPYNEANKVPSLSNWFHDMIPFYQCCMWQEEQAVGCETFRFERRPSQDCVAYQSPGVAGIFGDPHIVTFDDLQYTFNGKGEYVLVRVDHPQFKLDVQGRFEQVPRNIYGEVNATQITSIVAASNNSVPVEVRLRPQHAQWRYRLDVFADNKRVYFDRPALRVQYFPGVTVYQPMYVLNQSEIVIMFASGAGIEVVENRGFMSARVYLPWTYMNQTRGLFGNWSLDVNDDFTRPDGTLAPVNLNNFQSAHRDFAQYWQLSDREQRDIGVALFMREYGRTAAYFNDNNFIPNFIREPADFLPVNRSHDVARAIDLCQDSYQCRYDYGMTLNRDMAEFTKNYLASITNIKEQNARRVVSCGILETPRFGRKSNFFFTPGTRVNFECNQDFILIGDKRRICEDNGRWNLPDYGYTECLRNQEYSQRALFLTWGVIVAVILPLGLLICLCWFWCWHKPRSEGKQGFRFEDIPRSKSASRLNLRTASMGNLTDTMKSSTLRSQNSDEKPKLGSDYSPSEEAPLKQNIITRAAPAPPGAQDGDSSGIGYSDSNKSDSGKSDKSGLPKKRRYDKTYRTHEPLPNAPDVDFPEKLWDLSEEDLLSLTSPSDTESNRDSTLTRPAKDIEYISKPRQTGRHALASDSGYSTTKDGSEDPYAPKFEGQYSPISSHYSPTYSDIYSPPISPTSDLSPRNTYNNPGLPEPPKSAPADQIKTFTLPPKRGKSRETLIDPPASEIPTFSKSTMV, encoded by the exons ATGGGTGTGATCAAGTTAGCTTTAATAGTACTCTTAGTTAGTGTAAGTGTTAGAGGACAGGACCCTATTGTTAATGAAGATGAGAAAACTGTTAGTGAAGTAAGTAATGTGATTGATGAAGAAGCAGTAGTGCCAGAAGAAAATGTTGAACCGGCGGCAGCAGCTGTTGTTGAAGAGACTGAAGTAGAAAACACAGATAATGCTGCTGAAGTGATATCAGAATCTGACCCGCTTCTAGTGAGAAGTGGGAAGTACCAAGTCCTGAGTGATGCGTTGACAGGGGATGCACCTACTGAGCTGGAAGCTGTGAACATCGACCCCAACGGTGGGCAAAGTGAGAGACAACTGCTGATGCCCAGTACAACGGCCCCGTCAAACACTTATGATCAATATG CCCACATAGACGGCAGGGTACTCCCGTCCACGACCTATCAGAACAACGGACAGCCATACGTGATTACCAACCAGCGTCTCCAGCAGATCAGGTCCAACTTCATGTACTGGTTCTACGACATGGGCGGCAATGAGAACATCGGCGATTACCAGCGGGATATCCACACCTCCACGCCACAGATTCACAAGAACTTCAACTTCCAACTACCCTTCTTTGGGTTCAGATTCAATTATACGAGG TTATCAATGAACGGCTACATCTACTTCAGCGATCCGCCAGACCACTACACATATCCACTGTCGTTCCCCGTCCGTGATTGGCCAAACGTCAACGATCCTTCTTTCATCGGTATCTTCTTCAGCAAGTGCCGTATTGGCAGCATGAGGCCTGAAGACCCTGACCAGAGAAGACCCGGAGTTTACTTCAGACTTGACAGAGATTTACAG ACCCGTACCGACCAGCTGGGTGTGGAGATGAGGGAGCGAGTTACGTGGGACATCCGCGAGGGAGTCATCGGCTCCGAGACATTCTTCCCCAAACACGCCGTCACCATCACCTGGAAGAACATGTCTTTCGCTGGCGGTATCGACAACTCCTTATTCATG ACAAATACGTTCCAAATGGTGCTGGCCACGGATGAAGTGTTCACATACGCTATCTTCAACTACCTGGAGATCAACTGGAGCTCGCACACGGAGGCTGGTGGCGATACCACTACTGGGGAAGGAGGTGTCCCTGCTTAT ATTGGATTTAACGCCGGTAATGCCACAAGGAGCTACGAGTACAAGCCGTATTCACAAGCATCCGTGCTTAGAGATCTAACTGGAAGAGGCTGGGCCAACGGCTTCCCGGGCCGACACATATTCAGGATAGACGAAAATATACTCATGGGCACTTGTAATAAGGATATTG ATGGTGCTAACCTCCCGCTGATGTTCGCCCCCGAGAGCGGCAACATGCTTGGGGGCACCATCGTCAACATCACGGGCCCTTGCTTCAACCCCAATGACCGTATCACCTGCCGCTTTGACACGGAAGCCGTGGTTGGTGCCGTGGTTGACGTCAACCGAGCCATTTGTGTGCAACCACGGTTCTGGCACAACGGCTACGCCAGGTTCGAAATCGCCATCAACAACGAACCTTACAAGTGGAAAGGAAAGTTCTTCGTCG AAACACCCGCGACGGCCGCTGAGAAGATCTTCTTCTCCGATAACTCCGTCCACGAACGCTATCCTCCAGAGGTCAAAATTACTTGGGACCGCTTCAACTTGACCACCAACCTTAACGTTCAACTGCAGATCAGCTTGTGGGGCTATAAAGAAGTGACCATCAGACCACAGCTTGAATTCATCGACATGATCGAAACAGGAGTCGCAAATACTGGAGAGTACATTATAAACCCACAGAACTTTAGAAACAGGGAGAATATCATGCATAACGACATGCAGTTCGGATTCCTTCAAATCAATTTGACGACCCCTGAAGTTTATAAAGGAGTCACAATATCTCC GATCCTATGGAGTCGTCCTATTCCCCTAGGCTGGTACTTCGCTCCGCAATGGGAGAGGATCCACGGACAGCGCTGGCCACATACTATGTGCAACAACTGGCTCCGAACAGACAGATTCCTCAAGAACTTCGCTTCTCAAGTGTGGGTGTGTCCTTGCACCTTGGAGCACGCGCTTTTGGACAAGGGTCGATTCATGCCGGACGTCAACTGCGATAGAGATTTGAACCCGACGTGCAGATATCACTGGGGAGCTATTCACTGCGTCAAGAGTGGGTCtccaag TGCGGAAGGATCTGGTCAGCAATGCTGCTACGACAAGAACGGTTTCCTCATGTTGTCATACGATCAGATGTGGGGATCGCGTCCCCTGCGTTCCCACGACTTTGGATTCACTCCATACAATGAGGCCAACAAG GTGCCGTCGCTGTCCAATTGGTTCCACGACATGATCCCGTTCTACCAGTGCTGCATGTGGCAAGAAGAGCAGGCTGTTGGTTGCGAAACCTTCAG ATTCGAACGTCGTCCATCGCAAGACTGCGTGGCTTACCAGTCTCCAGGTGTGGCTGGGATATTTGGTGATCCGCATATTGTTACCTTCGACGACCTGCAGTATACCTTCAACGGCAAAG GTGAATACGTGCTGGTGAGGGTGGACCACCCGCAGTTTAAGCTGGATGTCCAAGGTCGCTTCGAGCAGGTCCCGAGGAATATCTACGGCGAGGTCAACGCGACTCAAATCACATCCATTGTAGCGGCGTCCAACAACTCAGTGCCGGTTGAA GTGCGACTTCGTCCTCAACACGCCCAATGGCGTTACAGGCTGGACGTTTTCGCGGACAACAAGCGAGTTTACTTCGACAGACCTGCACTCAGAGTACAGTACTTCCCAG GTGTGACAGTGTaccagcctatgtacgtcctcAACCAATCGGAGATCGTCATCATGTTCGCGTCGGGCGCAGGAATCGAGGTGGTTGAGAACAGAGGCTTTATGAGTGCCAGGGTCTACCTGCCGTGGACTTACATG AATCAAACTCGAGGATTATTTGGCAACTGGTCACTAGACGTAAATGACGACTTCACGAGACCTGACGGAACCTTAGCTCCTGTCAATCTGAACAACTTCCAGTCGGCACACAGAGACTTTGCTCAATATT GGCAATTATCAGATCGAGAGCAGCGAGACATAGGAGTGGCTCTCTTTATGAGAGAGTACGGCCGAACAGCAGCTTACTTCAACGACAACAATTTCATACCGAACTTCATCCGGGAACCAGCTGACTTCCTGCCCGTGAACAGATCGCATGACGTGGCCCGAGCCATCGACCTGTGCCAGGACTCGTACCAGTGTCGATATGACTACGGCATGACTCTCAACAGAGACATGGCTGAGTTTACTAAGAACTACTTGGCCTCCATT ACCAATATAAAGGAGCAAAACGCACGACGCGTCGTCAGTTGCGGAATTTTGGAAACGCCTCGCTTTGGTCGGAAGAGTAACTTCTTCTTCACTCCTGGTACAAGG GTGAATTTCGAGTGCAATCAAGACTTCATCCTGATCGGTGACAAACGACGAATTTGCGAGGACAACGGTCGATGGAACCTGCCAGACTATGGGTACACCGAATGCCTAC GTAACCAGGAGTATTCTCAACGCGCCCTGTTTCTGACCTGGGGCGTCATAGTGGCAGTTATTCTACCGTTAGGCCTCCTCATTTGCCTCTGTTGGTTCTGGTGCTGGCACAAGCCTCGCTCCGAAGGCAAACAGGGCTTCCGATTCGAAGACATTCCGCGATCCAAATCTGCGTCTAGACTTAACCTTCGAACAGCATCAATGGGAAACCTTACGGATACCATGAAATCATCCACGTTACGTAGTCAAAATTCTGATGAAAAGCCTAAATTAGGATCGGACTATAGTCCCTCTGAAGAAGCtcctttaaaacaaaatattataacgaGGGCCGCCCCCGCACCCCCCGGAGCCCAAGATGGGGATAGCTCTGGAATAGGTTACTCAGACTCCAACAAAAGTGATTCTGGCAAATCGGATAAGTCTGGCTTACCCAAAAAGCGTCGTTATGACAAAACTTATCGTACACACGAGCCTTTGCCTAACGCCCCTGATGTAGATTTCCCTGAGAAACTATGGGACTTATCCGAAGAGGATTTATTGTCTCTGACTTCTCCGTCTGATACGGAGTCCAATCGTGACTCAACTCTGACTCGTCCAGCGAAGGATATAGAGTATATCAGCAAACCTCGTCAAACTGGTCGCCATGCTCTAGCCAGTGACTCTGGCTACTCTACTACTAAGGATGGGTCTGAGGATCCTTATGCCCCTAAATTCGAGGGTCAATACAGCCCTATATCGTCCCACTACTCTCCTACTTACTCTGATATTTATTCTCCCCCCATAAGTCCGACTTCAGATCTAAGTCCAAGGAACACGTATAATAATCCTGGACTACCCGAGCCCCCCAAGAGTGCTCCTGCCGATCAGATAAAGACGTTTACCCTCCCTCCAAAGAGAGGAAAGTCCAGGGAGACCTTGATAGACCCACCGGCATCCGAAATTCCGACTTTTAGTAAGTCAACTATGGTGTAG
- the LOC126375627 gene encoding protein mesh isoform X3: MGVIKLALIVLLVSVSVRGQDPIVNEDEKTVSEVSNVIDEEAVVPEENVEPAAAAVVEETEVENTDNAAEVISESDPLLVRSGKYQVLSDALTGDAPTELEAVNIDPNGGQSERQLLMPSTTAPSNTYDQYAHIDGRVLPSTTYQNNGQPYVITNQRLQQIRSNFMYWFYDMGGNENIGDYQRDIHTSTPQIHKNFNFQLPFFGFRFNYTRLSMNGYIYFSDPPDHYTYPLSFPVRDWPNVNDPSFIGIFFSKCRIGSMRPEDPDQRRPGVYFRLDRDLQTRTDQLGVEMRERVTWDIREGVIGSETFFPKHAVTITWKNMSFAGGIDNSLFMTNTFQMVLATDEVFTYAIFNYLEINWSSHTEAGGDTTTGEGGVPAYIGFNAGNATRSYEYKPYSQASVLRDLTGRGWANGFPGRHIFRIDENILMGTCNKDIDGANLPLMFAPESGNMLGGTIVNITGPCFNPNDRITCRFDTEAVVGAVVDVNRAICVQPRFWHNGYARFEIAINNEPYKWKGKFFVETPATAAEKIFFSDNSVHERYPPEVKITWDRFNLTTNLNVQLQISLWGYKEVTIRPQLEFIDMIETGVANTGEYIINPQNFRNRENIMHNDMQFGFLQINLTTPEVYKGVTISPILWSRPIPLGWYFAPQWERIHGQRWPHTMCNNWLRTDRFLKNFASQVWVCPCTLEHALLDKGRFMPDVNCDRDLNPTCRYHWGAIHCVKSGSPSAEGSGQQCCYDKNGFLMLSYDQMWGSRPLRSHDFGFTPYNEANKVPSLSNWFHDMIPFYQCCMWQEEQAVGCETFRFERRPSQDCVAYQSPGVAGIFGDPHIVTFDDLQYTFNGKGEYVLVRVDHPQFKLDVQGRFEQVPRNIYGEVNATQITSIVAASNNSVPVEVRLRPQHAQWRYRLDVFADNKRVYFDRPALRVQYFPGVTVYQPMYVLNQSEIVIMFASGAGIEVVENRGFMSARVYLPWTYMNQTRGLFGNWSLDVNDDFTRPDGTLAPVNLNNFQSAHRDFAQYWQLSDREQRDIGVALFMREYGRTAAYFNDNNFIPNFIREPADFLPVNRSHDVARAIDLCQDSYQCRYDYGMTLNRDMAEFTKNYLASITNIKEQNARRVVSCGILETPRFGRKSNFFFTPGTRVNFECNQDFILIGDKRRICEDNGRWNLPDYGYTECLRNQEYSQRALFLTWGVIVAVILPLGLLICLCWFWCWHKPRSEGKQGFRFEDIPRSKSASRLNLRTASMGNLTDTMKSSTLRSQNSDEKPKLGSDYSPSEEAPLKQNIITRAAPAPPGAQDGDSSGIGYSDSNKSDSGKSDKSGLPKKRRYDKTYRTHEPLPNAPDVDFPEKLWDLSEEDLLSLTSPSDTESNRDSTLTRPAKDIEYISKPRQTGRHALASDSGYSTTKDGSEDPYAPKFEGQYSPISSHYSPTYSDIYSPPISPTSDLSPRNTYNNPGLPEPPKSAPADQIKTFTLPPKRGKQEYSSRTLGATWGIISAVMLPIVVVLICVGWRILKRRKAEEKEENEYFAVKSRPIDPDESMKINSDDDSIPYKKGITEDSPEPTDPVKVVDTALTSSDPGYGQAYQPYSSQAQPYASQPLAYDPQTQAYDPQPQTYDPQPQTYDPQAYDPQPQAYDPNPEPEQSRQWSGETEIN, encoded by the exons ATGGGTGTGATCAAGTTAGCTTTAATAGTACTCTTAGTTAGTGTAAGTGTTAGAGGACAGGACCCTATTGTTAATGAAGATGAGAAAACTGTTAGTGAAGTAAGTAATGTGATTGATGAAGAAGCAGTAGTGCCAGAAGAAAATGTTGAACCGGCGGCAGCAGCTGTTGTTGAAGAGACTGAAGTAGAAAACACAGATAATGCTGCTGAAGTGATATCAGAATCTGACCCGCTTCTAGTGAGAAGTGGGAAGTACCAAGTCCTGAGTGATGCGTTGACAGGGGATGCACCTACTGAGCTGGAAGCTGTGAACATCGACCCCAACGGTGGGCAAAGTGAGAGACAACTGCTGATGCCCAGTACAACGGCCCCGTCAAACACTTATGATCAATATG CCCACATAGACGGCAGGGTACTCCCGTCCACGACCTATCAGAACAACGGACAGCCATACGTGATTACCAACCAGCGTCTCCAGCAGATCAGGTCCAACTTCATGTACTGGTTCTACGACATGGGCGGCAATGAGAACATCGGCGATTACCAGCGGGATATCCACACCTCCACGCCACAGATTCACAAGAACTTCAACTTCCAACTACCCTTCTTTGGGTTCAGATTCAATTATACGAGG TTATCAATGAACGGCTACATCTACTTCAGCGATCCGCCAGACCACTACACATATCCACTGTCGTTCCCCGTCCGTGATTGGCCAAACGTCAACGATCCTTCTTTCATCGGTATCTTCTTCAGCAAGTGCCGTATTGGCAGCATGAGGCCTGAAGACCCTGACCAGAGAAGACCCGGAGTTTACTTCAGACTTGACAGAGATTTACAG ACCCGTACCGACCAGCTGGGTGTGGAGATGAGGGAGCGAGTTACGTGGGACATCCGCGAGGGAGTCATCGGCTCCGAGACATTCTTCCCCAAACACGCCGTCACCATCACCTGGAAGAACATGTCTTTCGCTGGCGGTATCGACAACTCCTTATTCATG ACAAATACGTTCCAAATGGTGCTGGCCACGGATGAAGTGTTCACATACGCTATCTTCAACTACCTGGAGATCAACTGGAGCTCGCACACGGAGGCTGGTGGCGATACCACTACTGGGGAAGGAGGTGTCCCTGCTTAT ATTGGATTTAACGCCGGTAATGCCACAAGGAGCTACGAGTACAAGCCGTATTCACAAGCATCCGTGCTTAGAGATCTAACTGGAAGAGGCTGGGCCAACGGCTTCCCGGGCCGACACATATTCAGGATAGACGAAAATATACTCATGGGCACTTGTAATAAGGATATTG ATGGTGCTAACCTCCCGCTGATGTTCGCCCCCGAGAGCGGCAACATGCTTGGGGGCACCATCGTCAACATCACGGGCCCTTGCTTCAACCCCAATGACCGTATCACCTGCCGCTTTGACACGGAAGCCGTGGTTGGTGCCGTGGTTGACGTCAACCGAGCCATTTGTGTGCAACCACGGTTCTGGCACAACGGCTACGCCAGGTTCGAAATCGCCATCAACAACGAACCTTACAAGTGGAAAGGAAAGTTCTTCGTCG AAACACCCGCGACGGCCGCTGAGAAGATCTTCTTCTCCGATAACTCCGTCCACGAACGCTATCCTCCAGAGGTCAAAATTACTTGGGACCGCTTCAACTTGACCACCAACCTTAACGTTCAACTGCAGATCAGCTTGTGGGGCTATAAAGAAGTGACCATCAGACCACAGCTTGAATTCATCGACATGATCGAAACAGGAGTCGCAAATACTGGAGAGTACATTATAAACCCACAGAACTTTAGAAACAGGGAGAATATCATGCATAACGACATGCAGTTCGGATTCCTTCAAATCAATTTGACGACCCCTGAAGTTTATAAAGGAGTCACAATATCTCC GATCCTATGGAGTCGTCCTATTCCCCTAGGCTGGTACTTCGCTCCGCAATGGGAGAGGATCCACGGACAGCGCTGGCCACATACTATGTGCAACAACTGGCTCCGAACAGACAGATTCCTCAAGAACTTCGCTTCTCAAGTGTGGGTGTGTCCTTGCACCTTGGAGCACGCGCTTTTGGACAAGGGTCGATTCATGCCGGACGTCAACTGCGATAGAGATTTGAACCCGACGTGCAGATATCACTGGGGAGCTATTCACTGCGTCAAGAGTGGGTCtccaag TGCGGAAGGATCTGGTCAGCAATGCTGCTACGACAAGAACGGTTTCCTCATGTTGTCATACGATCAGATGTGGGGATCGCGTCCCCTGCGTTCCCACGACTTTGGATTCACTCCATACAATGAGGCCAACAAG GTGCCGTCGCTGTCCAATTGGTTCCACGACATGATCCCGTTCTACCAGTGCTGCATGTGGCAAGAAGAGCAGGCTGTTGGTTGCGAAACCTTCAG ATTCGAACGTCGTCCATCGCAAGACTGCGTGGCTTACCAGTCTCCAGGTGTGGCTGGGATATTTGGTGATCCGCATATTGTTACCTTCGACGACCTGCAGTATACCTTCAACGGCAAAG GTGAATACGTGCTGGTGAGGGTGGACCACCCGCAGTTTAAGCTGGATGTCCAAGGTCGCTTCGAGCAGGTCCCGAGGAATATCTACGGCGAGGTCAACGCGACTCAAATCACATCCATTGTAGCGGCGTCCAACAACTCAGTGCCGGTTGAA GTGCGACTTCGTCCTCAACACGCCCAATGGCGTTACAGGCTGGACGTTTTCGCGGACAACAAGCGAGTTTACTTCGACAGACCTGCACTCAGAGTACAGTACTTCCCAG GTGTGACAGTGTaccagcctatgtacgtcctcAACCAATCGGAGATCGTCATCATGTTCGCGTCGGGCGCAGGAATCGAGGTGGTTGAGAACAGAGGCTTTATGAGTGCCAGGGTCTACCTGCCGTGGACTTACATG AATCAAACTCGAGGATTATTTGGCAACTGGTCACTAGACGTAAATGACGACTTCACGAGACCTGACGGAACCTTAGCTCCTGTCAATCTGAACAACTTCCAGTCGGCACACAGAGACTTTGCTCAATATT GGCAATTATCAGATCGAGAGCAGCGAGACATAGGAGTGGCTCTCTTTATGAGAGAGTACGGCCGAACAGCAGCTTACTTCAACGACAACAATTTCATACCGAACTTCATCCGGGAACCAGCTGACTTCCTGCCCGTGAACAGATCGCATGACGTGGCCCGAGCCATCGACCTGTGCCAGGACTCGTACCAGTGTCGATATGACTACGGCATGACTCTCAACAGAGACATGGCTGAGTTTACTAAGAACTACTTGGCCTCCATT ACCAATATAAAGGAGCAAAACGCACGACGCGTCGTCAGTTGCGGAATTTTGGAAACGCCTCGCTTTGGTCGGAAGAGTAACTTCTTCTTCACTCCTGGTACAAGG GTGAATTTCGAGTGCAATCAAGACTTCATCCTGATCGGTGACAAACGACGAATTTGCGAGGACAACGGTCGATGGAACCTGCCAGACTATGGGTACACCGAATGCCTAC GTAACCAGGAGTATTCTCAACGCGCCCTGTTTCTGACCTGGGGCGTCATAGTGGCAGTTATTCTACCGTTAGGCCTCCTCATTTGCCTCTGTTGGTTCTGGTGCTGGCACAAGCCTCGCTCCGAAGGCAAACAGGGCTTCCGATTCGAAGACATTCCGCGATCCAAATCTGCGTCTAGACTTAACCTTCGAACAGCATCAATGGGAAACCTTACGGATACCATGAAATCATCCACGTTACGTAGTCAAAATTCTGATGAAAAGCCTAAATTAGGATCGGACTATAGTCCCTCTGAAGAAGCtcctttaaaacaaaatattataacgaGGGCCGCCCCCGCACCCCCCGGAGCCCAAGATGGGGATAGCTCTGGAATAGGTTACTCAGACTCCAACAAAAGTGATTCTGGCAAATCGGATAAGTCTGGCTTACCCAAAAAGCGTCGTTATGACAAAACTTATCGTACACACGAGCCTTTGCCTAACGCCCCTGATGTAGATTTCCCTGAGAAACTATGGGACTTATCCGAAGAGGATTTATTGTCTCTGACTTCTCCGTCTGATACGGAGTCCAATCGTGACTCAACTCTGACTCGTCCAGCGAAGGATATAGAGTATATCAGCAAACCTCGTCAAACTGGTCGCCATGCTCTAGCCAGTGACTCTGGCTACTCTACTACTAAGGATGGGTCTGAGGATCCTTATGCCCCTAAATTCGAGGGTCAATACAGCCCTATATCGTCCCACTACTCTCCTACTTACTCTGATATTTATTCTCCCCCCATAAGTCCGACTTCAGATCTAAGTCCAAGGAACACGTATAATAATCCTGGACTACCCGAGCCCCCCAAGAGTGCTCCTGCCGATCAGATAAAGACGTTTACCCTCCCTCCAAAGAGAGGAAA G CAAGAGTACTCGTCGCGTACCCTGGGTGCCACCTGGGGGATCATCAGCGCGGTGATGCTACCGATTGTGGTGGTGCTCATCTGCGTCGGGTGGCGGATCCTCAAGCGACGCAAGGCCGAAGAGAAAGAGGAGAATGAGTACTTCGCCGTCAA ATCGCGCCCAATCGACCCAGACGAATCAATGAAGATAAATTCGGATGACGACAGTATCCCGTACAAGAAGGGCATAACCGAGGACAGTCCTGAACCGACTGACCCAGTGAAGGTTGTGGATACTGCTTTGACGAGCTCGGACCCTGGCTATGGTCAAGCATACCAGCCCTACAGTTCACAAGCGCAGCCCTACGCCTCGCAACCGCTAGCCTACGACCCCCAAACGCAGGCATACGACCCACAACCCCAAACCTACGACCCCCAACCCCAAACCTACGACCCCCAGGCATACGACCCACAGCCACAAGCATACGATCCTAACCCAGAACCTGAACAAAGCAGGCAATGGAGTGGTGAAACTGAGATCAACTAA